From a region of the Geothrix sp. 21YS21S-2 genome:
- a CDS encoding VOC family protein: protein MKGQVRPIPKGYHTVTPYLVVHDASQAIAFYKKAFGATEKFRMDGPGNTIAHAEIQIGDSRVMLADEVPSMNALSAKTIGATPVTLMVYVEDVDAVFKTALKAGATQTRKVEDMFYGDRTGSLTDPFGHVWHIATHKEDLTPEEIQHRMMAAH from the coding sequence ATGAAAGGCCAGGTTCGACCCATCCCCAAGGGCTACCACACCGTGACCCCCTACCTGGTGGTGCATGACGCATCCCAGGCCATCGCCTTCTACAAGAAGGCCTTCGGAGCGACGGAGAAATTCCGCATGGACGGGCCGGGCAACACCATCGCCCATGCCGAGATCCAGATCGGCGATTCCCGGGTCATGCTCGCCGACGAGGTCCCGTCGATGAACGCCCTATCCGCCAAGACCATCGGCGCCACGCCGGTGACCCTCATGGTCTACGTGGAGGACGTGGATGCGGTGTTCAAGACGGCCCTCAAGGCCGGGGCCACCCAGACCCGCAAGGTGGAGGACATGTTCTACGGCGACCGGACCGGCTCCCTGACGGACCCCTTCGGCCATGTCTGGCACATCGCCACCCACAAGGAGGACCTGACGCCGGAGGAGATCCAGCACCGGATGATGGCCGCCCACTGA
- a CDS encoding lipopolysaccharide assembly protein LapB — protein sequence MNPKDLLQCGDERRKARDYQAAVPYYARALELAPANRRAHLSLADAYRGLGETGKVIEILEHYLVTSPVDAEAHCRLADAHKKSRHRELAVAHYRRALALEPRNRFALMGLGDLHHKADEPAEALACWEPLLELNPAQVNVQTLVGNIHRKAQAFDRAAACYRLALAHDPGNTFAIFGLADSLRGLGRFEEARPFWEELLRRDPSQQVLTRAGDCFLRLGLLDRAQEMFERSLVSGFDKATLMGLAKVQRLGGEYDVAHQIYRQILERHPGDPRTLALQAETVAEQTAAS from the coding sequence ATGAACCCCAAAGACCTCCTCCAGTGCGGTGACGAACGCCGGAAAGCCCGGGATTACCAGGCGGCCGTGCCCTACTACGCGCGGGCGCTGGAGCTCGCCCCGGCCAACCGGCGCGCCCATCTCTCCCTGGCGGACGCCTACCGCGGCCTGGGCGAGACGGGGAAGGTCATCGAGATCCTGGAGCACTACCTGGTGACCAGCCCCGTGGACGCGGAAGCCCACTGCCGCCTGGCCGACGCCCACAAGAAGTCCCGCCACCGCGAGCTGGCCGTGGCCCACTACCGGCGGGCCCTGGCCCTGGAACCCCGGAACCGCTTCGCCCTCATGGGCCTGGGGGACCTCCACCACAAGGCGGACGAGCCCGCCGAGGCGCTGGCCTGCTGGGAGCCCCTGCTGGAGCTGAATCCCGCCCAGGTGAACGTCCAGACCCTGGTGGGCAACATCCACCGCAAGGCGCAGGCCTTCGACCGCGCCGCCGCCTGCTACCGCCTCGCGCTGGCCCATGATCCGGGCAACACCTTCGCCATCTTCGGCCTGGCCGACAGCCTGCGCGGCCTGGGCCGCTTCGAGGAGGCCCGGCCGTTCTGGGAGGAGCTCCTGCGCCGGGACCCCAGCCAGCAGGTGCTGACCCGGGCCGGGGACTGCTTCCTGCGCCTGGGACTCCTGGACCGGGCCCAGGAGATGTTCGAGCGTAGCCTGGTCTCCGGGTTCGACAAGGCCACCCTCATGGGCCTGGCCAAGGTCCAGCGCCTGGGCGGCGAGTACGACGTCGCCCACCAGATCTACCGCCAGATCCTGGAGCGCCATCCCGGGGATCCCCGGACCCTCGCCCTCCAGGCGGAAACGGTCGCCGAACAGACGGCAGCCTCCTAG
- a CDS encoding GxxExxY protein codes for MTANLPFSFPRYPRPPRRLGDGFLKHQSAQRLHAPKHPSKSPSPRRRTYKELCVENAYIMDIEVDHKVVVEAKAIAKFSEADFAQLNSCLHFANFEVGLLINFHNWPLKDGGIKRLVNTKP; via the coding sequence TTGACGGCGAACCTGCCTTTTTCTTTTCCTCGGTATCCTCGGCCTCCTCGGCGCCTCGGCGATGGCTTTCTCAAGCATCAGTCGGCGCAAAGATTACATGCGCCGAAGCACCCGTCGAAAAGCCCATCGCCGAGGCGCCGCACCTACAAGGAATTGTGCGTCGAGAATGCCTACATCATGGATATCGAGGTGGACCACAAGGTGGTCGTCGAGGCGAAGGCCATTGCGAAGTTTTCGGAGGCCGACTTCGCCCAACTGAATAGCTGCCTCCACTTTGCAAATTTCGAGGTGGGCCTGCTGATCAATTTTCATAACTGGCCCCTCAAGGACGGGGGCATCAAGCGACTCGTCAACACCAAGCCCTGA
- a CDS encoding 2OG-Fe(II) oxygenase, whose protein sequence is MLNIPKISGHPLEEVPFSWAAIGPLFEPGDADALLASFPTDHFKDIAGYDGEKGYRYRARSLVHMGREGPSHAASLSPAWRGLAGDILSPAYRQAMMHLTGLDLRTAVMEANITDYGPGAWLGPHLDLPAKLVTHVLYFNRAWTPEDGGGLRILRSPLETDVFQEIVPVVGNSAVLVRSDASWHSVPRVSCDHRRAVNVIFHSPGSASSMWTPPEVRRSTGEMAPLAFVAELVRAVKRRVEGLP, encoded by the coding sequence ATGTTGAACATCCCGAAAATTTCTGGACATCCCCTGGAGGAGGTCCCCTTTTCGTGGGCCGCGATCGGACCGCTGTTCGAACCCGGAGATGCCGATGCGCTCCTCGCCTCCTTCCCCACGGATCATTTCAAGGACATCGCGGGCTACGACGGCGAGAAGGGCTATCGGTACCGCGCCCGCTCCCTGGTTCACATGGGCCGGGAAGGTCCTTCCCATGCGGCCAGCCTGAGCCCGGCTTGGCGCGGCCTGGCCGGGGATATTCTCTCACCCGCATACCGCCAGGCGATGATGCACCTGACTGGGCTGGATCTCAGGACCGCGGTGATGGAGGCCAATATCACGGACTATGGGCCTGGGGCCTGGCTGGGGCCGCACCTTGACCTGCCCGCGAAGCTGGTGACCCATGTGCTCTACTTCAACCGGGCCTGGACCCCCGAGGATGGGGGAGGCCTTCGCATCCTGCGCTCGCCCCTGGAAACCGACGTGTTCCAGGAAATCGTCCCGGTCGTGGGCAATTCCGCGGTGCTGGTGCGTTCCGATGCATCCTGGCATTCGGTGCCCCGGGTGTCCTGCGACCACCGCCGCGCCGTGAACGTGATCTTCCATTCGCCGGGTTCCGCCAGTTCGATGTGGACGCCGCCGGAGGTCCGGCGCTCCACCGGCGAGATGGCCCCTCTGGCCTTCGTGGCCGAGCTTGTGCGGGCGGTGAAGCGGCGCGTGGAGGGTTTGCCATGA
- a CDS encoding YkgJ family cysteine cluster protein, translating into MRDGDMLFYGNLYDELEEAGADVFWEELKRAAAPYAAGGGDRARAAQARVDETIRTLLARDARFGYPAPFCHKGCANCCRQLVYCTGEEAREIDAHCREHGIPIDYARIERQLRYVDFDAAGDHTGATTWDDQPDADRSCVFLGPDRACAIWPVRPLVCRAQLAEGTDAHCRPHNGVPDPEAAGITYVEVNYQISAIFTIHRDSVKKTMGRLLLDLR; encoded by the coding sequence ATGAGAGACGGCGACATGCTGTTCTACGGGAACCTCTACGACGAACTTGAGGAGGCCGGGGCGGACGTCTTCTGGGAGGAACTCAAGCGCGCCGCGGCGCCCTACGCCGCCGGCGGCGGGGACCGCGCCCGCGCGGCCCAGGCGCGGGTGGACGAGACCATCCGGACCCTGCTCGCGCGGGACGCGCGGTTCGGCTATCCGGCCCCGTTCTGCCACAAGGGCTGCGCCAACTGCTGCCGCCAGCTGGTGTACTGCACCGGCGAGGAGGCCCGGGAGATCGATGCCCACTGCAGGGAGCACGGCATCCCCATCGACTACGCCAGGATCGAGCGGCAGCTGCGCTACGTGGACTTCGACGCCGCCGGGGACCACACCGGCGCCACCACCTGGGACGACCAGCCCGATGCGGACCGGTCCTGCGTGTTCCTCGGCCCGGACCGGGCCTGCGCGATCTGGCCGGTGCGGCCCCTGGTGTGCCGCGCCCAGCTGGCGGAGGGCACGGACGCGCACTGCAGGCCGCACAACGGCGTCCCGGATCCGGAGGCCGCGGGGATCACCTACGTGGAGGTGAACTACCAGATCAGCGCCATCTTCACCATCCACCGGGACTCGGTGAAGAAGACCATGGGCAGGCTCCTGCTGGATCTGCGCTAG
- a CDS encoding alkaline phosphatase family protein: MKILIFLLLAACLGLSAAGPVLVMSFDGLGATQFTAETMPRFWALSQKGQRGEGRPPFPATTFNGHATLATGCWPEHHGIVANGFIDPELGLVGHSARATYLQREPLWVAATRSGVRTAVYGWPCGDAPWQGVAPWRLEAYRDGVPDSAALDFTEKALQDGALLVMTYLSGTDAEGHYNGPASPEVRRKLGTIDAEIAPRVERMLADHPGLRILLLADHGMAAMGRRMDIRPLLGQPATVIAHGGSAYAYLKAPVSDEAMRALAAAGLKAWRRADLPAEFHLAANPRIGDLIVEGPAGTWIASATSPLAGEKEKIGRVGAHGFDAGTPLMNTWLVALGTSRTTALPAVPLWDIAPTVASWLDIHWAKQPDGQVVEGLR, encoded by the coding sequence ATGAAAATACTCATCTTCCTCCTCCTCGCGGCCTGCCTGGGCCTTTCCGCGGCCGGCCCCGTGCTGGTCATGAGCTTCGACGGGCTGGGGGCCACCCAGTTCACGGCCGAAACCATGCCCCGCTTCTGGGCGCTCAGCCAGAAAGGCCAGCGGGGTGAAGGGCGCCCGCCCTTCCCGGCCACCACCTTCAACGGCCACGCCACCCTGGCCACGGGCTGCTGGCCGGAGCACCACGGCATCGTGGCCAACGGATTCATCGATCCCGAACTGGGGCTGGTCGGCCATTCCGCCCGCGCCACGTACCTCCAGCGGGAGCCGCTGTGGGTGGCCGCCACCCGCAGCGGCGTTCGCACGGCCGTCTATGGCTGGCCCTGCGGCGACGCCCCCTGGCAGGGCGTCGCCCCCTGGCGACTCGAGGCCTACAGGGACGGCGTGCCCGACAGCGCGGCCCTGGACTTCACGGAGAAGGCGCTCCAGGACGGGGCCCTCCTGGTCATGACCTACCTGTCCGGCACCGATGCCGAGGGCCACTACAACGGGCCCGCGAGCCCGGAGGTGCGGCGCAAGCTCGGGACGATCGACGCGGAGATCGCGCCGCGGGTGGAGCGGATGCTGGCCGACCACCCGGGCCTGCGCATCCTCCTCCTGGCCGACCACGGCATGGCGGCCATGGGGCGGCGGATGGACATCCGGCCCCTGCTGGGCCAGCCCGCCACGGTGATCGCCCACGGAGGCAGCGCCTACGCCTACCTGAAGGCCCCGGTGTCGGACGAGGCGATGCGGGCCCTGGCCGCGGCAGGCCTGAAGGCCTGGCGCCGCGCGGACCTGCCGGCGGAGTTCCACCTGGCCGCCAACCCGCGCATCGGCGATCTCATCGTGGAGGGCCCGGCGGGAACCTGGATCGCGTCCGCCACGTCACCGCTGGCGGGCGAGAAGGAGAAGATCGGCCGGGTCGGCGCCCATGGGTTCGATGCCGGGACCCCGCTCATGAACACCTGGCTGGTGGCCCTGGGCACCAGCCGGACGACCGCACTGCCTGCCGTTCCCCTCTGGGACATCGCCCCGACCGTGGCCTCATGGCTGGACATCCATTGGGCAAAGCAACCGGACGGACAGGTCGTGGAAGGCCTGCGCTAG
- a CDS encoding class I SAM-dependent methyltransferase: MFRDHYEETYALRAAAYDRLVACEDEAGSLLPALEAVAPCRGARIVECGAGTGRLTRILAPHAAALRAFDASPAMLEVARPGLAPFPAVALAVAGHGRLPVEDGWADLALEGWAFGHAVAWHPADWPERTGQWVDELFRVLRPGGAAVLLETLGTGTPSPGAPGEGLAALYAHWEAMGFQRRVLRTDFRFSSLEEARTLTRGFFRKDFDFEDRDGVVLPEWTGLWWKRKPAEGAPPA, translated from the coding sequence ATGTTCCGGGACCATTACGAGGAGACCTACGCCCTGCGCGCGGCCGCCTATGACCGCCTCGTCGCCTGCGAGGACGAGGCCGGTTCGCTCCTGCCCGCCCTGGAGGCCGTCGCCCCCTGCCGGGGCGCGCGCATCGTGGAATGCGGCGCCGGCACCGGCCGCCTCACCCGCATCCTGGCCCCCCATGCCGCCGCCCTCCGCGCCTTCGACGCCAGCCCCGCCATGCTGGAGGTGGCGCGGCCGGGCCTGGCCCCCTTCCCCGCCGTGGCGCTGGCCGTGGCCGGGCACGGCCGCCTCCCGGTCGAGGACGGCTGGGCCGACCTCGCCCTGGAGGGCTGGGCCTTCGGCCACGCCGTGGCCTGGCACCCCGCAGACTGGCCGGAGCGCACCGGGCAGTGGGTGGACGAGCTGTTCCGGGTCCTGCGCCCCGGCGGCGCCGCCGTCCTCCTGGAGACCCTCGGCACCGGCACCCCATCCCCCGGGGCGCCCGGCGAAGGCCTGGCCGCCCTCTACGCCCACTGGGAGGCCATGGGGTTCCAGCGCCGGGTCCTACGCACCGACTTCCGCTTCAGCTCCCTGGAGGAGGCCCGGACCCTGACCCGGGGGTTCTTCCGCAAGGACTTCGACTTCGAGGACCGGGACGGGGTGGTGCTGCCGGAGTGGACGGGCCTCTGGTGGAAGCGCAAACCCGCGGAAGGGGCCCCGCCTGCCTGA
- a CDS encoding EAL domain-containing protein produces MTQPEDFLGNGTDLHCPCIQDRKVLVIDDSRMARLQLTAMVRKLGPAQVTEAADGIEALGILAEEPDFHLILCDLQMPRMDGVALIGRIAGLGLTPQLVITSGLETGIIETVRHMSRSYGFPCVGVLSKPATLQDLVNLLASQDFTEGLAASGPRAPGHETLPLQDIRTGMRNQEFECYFQPQVSMQDNRMKGVEALIRWQHPELGLLRPGRFLPQLEESPEAMSELTLQILQNIAAKRAQWQKDGIDPDFSVNLSASSLSTEGFADRIFDAVSAHSLEPEKMVLEVTESASTANLGHSLSNLARLRMRGFRLSIDDFGTGYATYEQLERIPFTELKIDMSVTRELGKSKKHAILAKSLLRLARDLRLHTVAEGIETQEGWNVLKSLGCNCGQGYFLARPMPAGQLPEWSRQERPHLDTFQPGHDRRAVPRA; encoded by the coding sequence ATGACGCAACCTGAGGACTTCCTGGGCAACGGCACCGACCTGCACTGCCCGTGCATCCAGGACCGCAAGGTGCTGGTGATCGACGACAGCCGCATGGCGCGGCTGCAGCTCACCGCCATGGTGCGCAAGCTGGGCCCGGCCCAGGTGACCGAGGCCGCCGACGGCATCGAGGCCCTGGGCATCCTGGCGGAGGAACCGGACTTCCACCTGATCCTCTGCGACCTGCAGATGCCCCGCATGGACGGCGTGGCCCTGATCGGGCGGATCGCCGGCCTGGGGCTGACCCCTCAGCTCGTGATCACCAGCGGGCTTGAGACCGGCATCATCGAGACCGTTCGCCACATGTCCCGGAGCTACGGTTTCCCCTGCGTCGGGGTCCTGTCCAAGCCAGCCACCCTGCAGGACCTGGTGAACCTCCTGGCGTCCCAGGACTTCACGGAGGGCCTGGCCGCCTCGGGCCCCCGGGCCCCCGGCCACGAGACCCTGCCCCTGCAGGACATCCGGACCGGCATGCGCAACCAGGAATTCGAGTGCTACTTCCAGCCGCAGGTGTCCATGCAGGACAACCGGATGAAGGGCGTGGAGGCGCTGATCCGCTGGCAGCATCCCGAGCTGGGCCTGCTGCGCCCCGGCCGCTTTCTTCCCCAGCTGGAAGAGTCCCCGGAGGCCATGTCCGAGCTGACCCTCCAGATCCTCCAGAACATCGCCGCCAAGCGGGCCCAATGGCAGAAGGACGGCATCGATCCGGACTTCTCCGTGAACCTGTCGGCGTCCTCCCTGAGCACCGAGGGGTTCGCGGACCGGATCTTCGACGCGGTCTCGGCCCACTCCCTCGAACCGGAGAAGATGGTGCTGGAGGTGACGGAATCGGCCAGCACCGCCAACCTGGGCCACTCCCTCTCGAACCTGGCCCGCCTGCGCATGCGCGGCTTCCGCCTGAGCATCGACGACTTCGGCACCGGCTACGCCACCTATGAGCAGCTCGAGCGCATCCCCTTCACCGAACTCAAGATCGACATGTCCGTGACCCGGGAGCTGGGGAAGTCCAAGAAGCACGCCATCCTGGCCAAGAGCCTCCTCCGGCTGGCCCGCGACCTGCGGCTGCACACCGTCGCCGAGGGCATCGAGACCCAGGAGGGCTGGAACGTCCTCAAGAGCCTGGGCTGCAACTGCGGCCAGGGCTACTTCCTGGCGCGGCCCATGCCGGCGGGCCAGCTGCCCGAGTGGAGCCGCCAGGAGCGCCCCCACCTGGATACCTTCCAGCCCGGCCATGACCGGCGCGCCGTCCCCCGCGCCTGA
- a CDS encoding diguanylate cyclase: MLFSRRTRSLRTYLFLGLGSLGLAFLLVSLELRNFVHPQLVEEVNAQGRSLVRYRAQQELLVVLLEQEADLRSFLGSGDQAYLEAYATRGRNTEEPLRALRGNLPENAGPADRGQMDRLAFLITQWQDKAAVPLIRQRLQGPLKDLQGALTQENRAFGAVKAASAQLTRLLDARDEERFQGIEGTLAYARWLGYSTETGLFITALLFARWLLLRVSVPLADLAEQARAGDGYSEPGENQPVKEVEILGRALFELDVRNRERESLLRREHDEALATRAFEELVQRLTREDDLLAALDQALARQVQSSAQRILLHPDEGQGLVPALPAMTAEEAARHPVLAEADHCRAFRQSTPVSLASDAATACVCPLGVPQGGAYACLPMVASGRILGLVNLQARNPGHWTPERLRIATALVGAATSAFQGIRALDLARERALRDGLTGVFNRRFLDEFLPKTFDQCQRNGLPFSLLMMDIDHFKAFNDEFGHEGGDQVLRLFAQCLQAHVRSGDVVARYGGEEFAILLPHAGAAFALALAERLRIIVQALELPEGAFPPGRHITMSVGLASYPEHTRSQEALITLADQALYQAKGQGRNRTVSAGALGTELPA, translated from the coding sequence TTGCTGTTTTCCCGACGGACCCGTTCCCTTCGCACCTACCTGTTCCTGGGCCTGGGTTCCCTGGGCTTGGCCTTCCTCTTGGTTTCCCTGGAGTTGCGGAACTTCGTCCACCCCCAGCTGGTGGAGGAGGTGAATGCCCAGGGGCGGTCGCTGGTGCGGTACCGGGCCCAGCAGGAGCTCCTGGTGGTGCTCCTGGAGCAGGAGGCCGATCTGCGGAGCTTCCTGGGGAGCGGCGACCAGGCCTACCTGGAGGCCTACGCCACGCGGGGACGGAATACGGAAGAGCCCCTCCGGGCCCTGCGCGGGAACCTGCCCGAGAACGCGGGCCCCGCGGACCGGGGGCAGATGGACCGCCTGGCGTTCCTCATCACCCAGTGGCAGGACAAGGCGGCCGTCCCCCTCATCCGGCAGCGCCTCCAGGGCCCCCTGAAGGACCTCCAGGGCGCCCTGACCCAGGAGAACCGCGCCTTCGGCGCCGTGAAGGCGGCCAGCGCCCAGCTCACCCGGCTCCTGGACGCCAGGGACGAGGAGCGGTTCCAGGGCATCGAGGGCACCCTGGCCTACGCCCGCTGGCTGGGCTACTCCACGGAGACCGGGCTCTTCATCACCGCGCTGCTCTTTGCCCGCTGGCTCCTGCTGCGGGTGTCGGTGCCCCTGGCCGACCTGGCCGAGCAGGCGAGAGCCGGCGACGGCTATTCGGAGCCCGGCGAAAATCAGCCGGTCAAGGAGGTAGAGATCCTGGGCAGGGCCCTCTTCGAGCTCGATGTGCGGAACCGGGAGCGGGAGAGCCTTCTGCGCCGGGAGCATGACGAGGCCCTGGCCACCCGGGCCTTCGAGGAACTCGTGCAGCGCCTGACCCGGGAGGACGACCTGCTGGCGGCCCTCGACCAGGCCCTGGCGCGCCAGGTGCAGTCCAGCGCCCAGCGCATCCTCCTGCATCCGGACGAAGGCCAGGGCCTGGTCCCGGCCCTCCCGGCCATGACCGCGGAGGAGGCGGCCCGCCACCCGGTGCTCGCCGAGGCGGACCACTGCCGCGCCTTCCGGCAGTCCACCCCCGTGAGCCTGGCGAGCGATGCCGCCACGGCCTGCGTCTGCCCCCTGGGCGTCCCCCAGGGGGGGGCCTACGCCTGCCTGCCCATGGTGGCCTCGGGGCGGATCCTGGGCCTGGTGAACCTGCAGGCGAGGAACCCGGGGCACTGGACCCCGGAGCGCCTCCGCATCGCCACGGCCCTGGTGGGGGCCGCCACGTCGGCCTTCCAGGGCATCCGTGCCCTGGATCTGGCCCGGGAGCGGGCCCTGCGGGACGGCCTCACCGGCGTGTTCAATCGCCGGTTCCTGGACGAGTTCCTGCCCAAGACCTTCGACCAGTGCCAGCGGAACGGACTGCCGTTCTCGCTGCTCATGATGGACATCGACCATTTCAAGGCCTTCAACGACGAGTTCGGCCACGAAGGCGGGGACCAGGTGCTGCGCCTGTTCGCCCAGTGCCTCCAGGCCCATGTGCGCAGCGGCGACGTGGTGGCCCGATACGGGGGCGAGGAGTTCGCCATCCTCCTCCCGCACGCCGGGGCGGCGTTCGCGCTGGCCCTGGCGGAGCGCCTGCGGATCATCGTCCAGGCGCTCGAACTGCCGGAAGGGGCCTTTCCCCCGGGGCGGCACATCACCATGAGCGTCGGCCTGGCGAGTTACCCCGAGCACACGCGCAGCCAGGAGGCGCTCATCACCCTGGCGGACCAGGCCCTCTACCAGGCCAAGGGACAGGGACGGAACCGCACGGTGAGCGCGGGCGCCCTGGGTACCGAGCTGCCTGCCTGA
- a CDS encoding alpha/beta fold hydrolase: MRLRSLLPLVLATGLLASVPSFVREGKGPGVLLVHGLGGNREVWAEVAWALAKDHTVVRVDLPGSSGSDGPAVVDGAAAFEPIAGELAALVRREQLEPCLIVGHSMGGPLSALAVLRDPGAFRGLVLVDSFLGVVPAGFFDGAVKALEADPRGALQSFFKPMTSGEAQGARVLAEALLVPVPAIQAYLRGMTVDSLKGRQGSLKLPVAHFKAGTEDPDPARRKAALAFFGFQDLPDFRTVAFPKARHWVMWDEPAMFLDALRAFDAGLHLRLPKTSR; this comes from the coding sequence ATGCGCCTTCGGTCCCTTCTCCCCCTGGTCCTGGCAACGGGCCTTCTCGCCTCGGTGCCTTCGTTCGTGCGGGAAGGCAAGGGGCCTGGCGTCCTGCTGGTGCACGGGCTGGGCGGGAACCGGGAGGTGTGGGCCGAGGTGGCCTGGGCCCTGGCCAAGGATCACACCGTGGTGCGGGTGGACCTGCCGGGCAGCTCAGGATCCGACGGGCCGGCCGTCGTGGACGGGGCGGCGGCCTTCGAGCCGATCGCCGGGGAACTGGCCGCCCTGGTGCGCCGGGAGCAGCTGGAGCCCTGCCTCATCGTGGGCCACTCCATGGGCGGGCCCCTGTCGGCGCTGGCGGTGCTGCGGGACCCCGGGGCCTTCCGGGGCCTGGTGCTCGTGGACAGTTTCCTGGGGGTGGTGCCGGCGGGCTTTTTCGATGGGGCGGTCAAGGCCCTGGAGGCGGACCCCCGGGGCGCCCTCCAGTCGTTCTTCAAGCCCATGACGTCAGGGGAGGCCCAGGGCGCGCGGGTGCTGGCGGAGGCCCTCCTGGTGCCGGTTCCGGCGATCCAGGCCTACCTGCGGGGCATGACCGTGGATTCCCTGAAGGGACGCCAGGGGAGCCTGAAGCTGCCGGTGGCGCACTTCAAGGCCGGGACCGAGGACCCGGACCCCGCCCGGCGCAAGGCGGCGCTGGCCTTCTTCGGTTTCCAGGACCTGCCCGACTTCCGGACCGTGGCCTTCCCCAAGGCCAGGCACTGGGTCATGTGGGACGAGCCGGCGATGTTCCTGGACGCGCTGCGGGCCTTCGATGCCGGCCTTCACCTGCGCTTGCCGAAGACCTCCAGGTAG
- a CDS encoding carbonic anhydrase, which produces MRFLPALFENNRRWAREQVARDPAFFSRLCALHAPEHLWIGCADSRVPANEIVGLAPGELFVHRNIANLVLPEDPNCQAVLQFAVEELGVSHVMVTGHYGCGGVQAAFGPPAREPLEGWIQHLRRLRRAHASDLAALPDDAARLRRLCELNVIAQVATLRRLPVLLGAWERGHQVTLHGWIYDLGDGLIRDLQVSCDGPAA; this is translated from the coding sequence ATGCGCTTCCTTCCAGCCCTGTTCGAGAACAACCGCAGGTGGGCCCGCGAGCAGGTGGCGCGGGACCCGGCCTTCTTCTCCCGGCTCTGCGCGCTCCACGCGCCCGAGCACCTGTGGATCGGGTGCGCGGACAGCCGGGTGCCCGCCAACGAGATCGTCGGCCTGGCGCCCGGAGAGCTGTTCGTGCACCGGAACATCGCCAACCTGGTGCTGCCGGAGGACCCCAACTGCCAGGCGGTGCTTCAGTTCGCTGTGGAGGAGCTGGGCGTCTCCCACGTCATGGTCACCGGCCACTACGGCTGCGGCGGCGTCCAGGCCGCCTTCGGCCCCCCCGCCCGGGAGCCCCTGGAAGGCTGGATCCAGCACCTGCGCCGCCTGAGGCGGGCCCACGCCTCCGACCTGGCCGCCCTGCCGGATGACGCCGCGCGCCTGCGGCGGCTCTGCGAGCTCAATGTCATCGCCCAGGTGGCCACCCTCCGCCGCCTGCCGGTCCTGCTCGGCGCCTGGGAGCGGGGCCACCAGGTGACCCTTCACGGCTGGATCTATGACCTGGGGGACGGGTTGATCCGGGATCTCCAGGTGAGTTGCGACGGGCCGGCGGCCTGA
- a CDS encoding ion channel, protein MTAPSAFDKLPPGDDLGLGLRSGARRWMNKDGSINVRRVGLPWFRPYELYHRLITMGGARFLALLFLGYLLTNLVFAGVYLAVGMEHFIRPGGSGFVDRLLDAFFFSAQTLTTVGYGHISPQSHLASAVAALESLLGLLSFALATGLLYGRFSRPHAQIRFSRHALVAPYRGGSGFMFRFVNKRSNQLIEVEATVVLSRLDPETGTRRFHTLALERSRINLFPANWTVVHPIDDASPLAGMDDAALRKINAEFIVLVKAFDDTFSQTIYQRTSYTAEEVLWGPPFTPMTRPAADGALELDIDLVDGVAG, encoded by the coding sequence ATGACCGCCCCCTCCGCTTTCGACAAGCTCCCGCCTGGCGACGACCTGGGCCTGGGCCTGCGGTCCGGCGCCCGGCGGTGGATGAACAAGGACGGCAGCATCAACGTGCGCCGGGTGGGCCTGCCCTGGTTCCGCCCCTACGAGCTGTACCATCGGCTCATCACCATGGGGGGCGCCCGGTTCCTGGCCCTGCTCTTCCTGGGCTACCTGCTCACCAACCTGGTGTTCGCCGGCGTCTACCTGGCGGTGGGCATGGAGCACTTCATACGGCCCGGGGGGAGCGGATTCGTGGACAGGCTGCTGGACGCCTTCTTCTTCAGCGCCCAGACCCTGACCACCGTGGGTTACGGGCACATCAGCCCGCAGAGCCACCTGGCCAGCGCCGTGGCGGCCCTGGAGTCCCTGCTGGGGCTCCTGAGCTTCGCCCTGGCCACCGGGCTGCTCTACGGCCGCTTCTCCCGCCCCCACGCCCAGATCCGCTTCAGCCGGCATGCCCTGGTGGCCCCCTACCGCGGCGGCAGCGGCTTCATGTTCCGGTTCGTGAACAAGCGCAGCAACCAGCTCATCGAGGTGGAGGCGACCGTGGTCCTCTCGCGGCTGGACCCGGAGACCGGCACGCGGCGCTTCCACACCCTCGCGCTCGAGCGGAGCCGCATCAACCTGTTCCCCGCCAACTGGACGGTGGTGCACCCCATCGATGACGCCAGTCCCCTCGCCGGCATGGACGATGCCGCCCTGCGAAAAATTAATGCGGAATTCATTGTCCTGGTTAAGGCCTTCGATGACACGTTCTCCCAGACCATCTACCAGCGCACGTCCTACACCGCCGAAGAGGTGCTGTGGGGGCCGCCGTTCACGCCCATGACGCGTCCCGCGGCGGATGGCGCCCTGGAGCTGGACATCGACCTGGTGGACGGGGTGGCGGGCTGA